The Imtechella halotolerans DNA window TAATTGGAGTCACCAACCTTATACCTGGTCCTAATTCTACTGAAATGACTATGCATTGTGGATATCAAAGAGCTGGGTGGAAGGGACTGGTAGTGGCAGGTGTAAGCTTTATATTTCCAGCGATATTTATTACGGCTATAATTGCTTGGTTATATTTACAATACGGCCAGCTACCTCAAGTTAGGCCATTTGTTTATGGAATTAAACCTGCCGTTGTCGTAATTGTTTTATTAGCGGCTTGGAAATTAGGTGCGAAGGCGATAAAAAGTAGGATTTTGTTTGTGTTTGGTGTTATTGCGTTGTCTTTTAGTTTGTTAGGGGGTAATGAAATTGTGGCTTTATTTGGTGTTGGTTTATTAGGTTTGATATGGTTTTTAATTGCTCGGACAAAGAATACATTTGGTAGTCTAATACCCTTTAGTGTTGTTTTAAATTTGGCTACACAGTTGACCCCATTAAAAATATTTGGTATTTTTAGTAAAATAGGCGTTTTACTTTATGGCAGTGGATATGTGCTGTTTGCCTTTCTGGAAGCTGAATTAGTAACGAAGGGGTATCTAACATCTCAGGTTCTCATAGACGCAATTGCTGTTGGTCAATTTACGCCAGGACCTGTGTTATCTACTGCCACATTTATAGGTTGGCAGCTACATGGTTTTCCTGGGGCATTGGCTGCAACAGTAGGTATTTTTATCCCTTCCTTTTTATTAGTTTTTATAACCTACCCTTTTGTGTCTAAAATTAGATCGTCTAAGGTTATTTCGGCATTTTTAGAT harbors:
- the chrA gene encoding chromate efflux transporter, giving the protein MTEKQKLSEIASVFFKLGSIAFGGPAVHIAMMEEEVVVKRKWMSRSHFLDLIGVTNLIPGPNSTEMTMHCGYQRAGWKGLVVAGVSFIFPAIFITAIIAWLYLQYGQLPQVRPFVYGIKPAVVVIVLLAAWKLGAKAIKSRILFVFGVIALSFSLLGGNEIVALFGVGLLGLIWFLIARTKNTFGSLIPFSVVLNLATQLTPLKIFGIFSKIGVLLYGSGYVLFAFLEAELVTKGYLTSQVLIDAIAVGQFTPGPVLSTATFIGWQLHGFPGALAATVGIFIPSFLLVFITYPFVSKIRSSKVISAFLDAVNVAAIALIASVGLSMFKDSVTDWRTFTILVGSFLMVKFVQKLNSMYLIIGGSFLGYVLSYF